From Primulina huaijiensis isolate GDHJ02 chromosome 15, ASM1229523v2, whole genome shotgun sequence, one genomic window encodes:
- the LOC140958412 gene encoding uncharacterized protein, which yields MTVLKRYVLRLFISLKYITANVVDRNNGRIVATASTVEHALKNTLECGRSCNAKAATVVGEVLAMRLRVEGLEHGQGRGIHVAVKKEVEKKGFKNSTKIWAVVNALKNNGVKVILEDDNIGTSNLASGYGYDAENEFMDDRR from the coding sequence ATGACTGTGCTGAAGAGATATGTGCTGAGACTGTTCATATCATTAAAGTACATTACTGCTAATGTTGTGGACAGGAACAACGGGCGAATAGTTGCAACAGCATCAACAGTCGAACACGCTCTAAAAAATACTCTCGAATGTGGCCGGTCTTGCAATGCAAAGGCAGCAACAGTTGTGGGAGAAGTGTTAGCTATGAGACTTAGAGTAGAGGGCCTTGAACATGGCCAAGGGCGAGGAATCCATGTCGCTGTGAAGAAGGAGGTCGAAAAGAAAGGGTTCAAGAACAGCACGAAAATCTGGGCAGTAGTAAATGCCTTAAAGAATAATGGAGTCAAAGTAATTCTTGAAGATGATAATATCGGTACTAGTAATCTTGCTTCTGGATATGGATATGATGCTGAAAATGAGTTTATGGATGACAGAAGGTGA
- the LOC140959169 gene encoding ABC transporter F family member 1-like — protein MVSDASKKKAAQKKAAAAAKRGGKAAAASSKATSSVENGSNGDSLANGVDALLISDRTCTGVLCSHPLSRDIRIESLSLTFHGHDLIVDSELELNYGRRYGLLGLNGCGKSTLLSAIGCRELPIPEHMDIFHLSREIEASDMSALEAVINCDEERLKLEKEAEALAGQEDGGGEQLDHIYERLEALDAATAEKRAAEILFGLGFNKKMQEKKTCDFSGGWRMRIALARALFMMPTILLLDEPTNHLDLEACVWLEETLKNFDRILVVVSHSQDFLNGVCTNIIHMQSRKLKLYTGNFDQYVQTRAELEENQMKQYKWEQEQISSMKEYIARFGHGSAKLARQAQSKEKTLAKMERGGLTEKVARDKVLVFRFTDVGKLPPPVLQFVEVTFGYSPDNLIYKNIDFGVDLDSRIALVGPNGAGKSTLLKLMTGDLFPLDGMVRRHNHLKIAQFHQHLAEKLDMELSALQFMIKEYPGNEEEKMRAAVGRFGLTGKAQVMPMKNLSDGQRSRVIFAWLAWRQPHLLLLDEPTNHLDIETIDSLAEALNEWDGGMVLVSHDFRLINQVAHEIWVCENQTVTRWEGDIIQFKEHLKKKAGLSD, from the exons ATGGTGTCGGATGCGAGCAAGAAGAAGGCGGCTCAGAAGAAAGCTGCGGCTGCCGCCAAGAGAGGAGGAAAGGCAGCGGCCGCCTCATCCAAGGCGACAAGTTCGGTTGAGAATGGAAGCAACGGCGATAGTTTGGCGAATGGTGTCGACGCGCTTCTGATATCAGATCGGACGTGTACCGGAGTTCTTTGCTCGCATCCGTTGTCCAGAGATATTCGG ATAGAATCTCTCTCACTCACTTTCCACGGGCATGATCTCATAGTTGATTCTGAATTGGAACTGAATTATGGAAG ACGTTATGGTCTCCTTGGGCTAAATGGATGTGGAAAGTCTACTCTTCTTTCTGCAATAGGTTGTCGAGAGCTTCCCATTCCAGAACACATGGATATTTTTCACCTTAGCAGAGAGATCGAAGCTTCTGATATGTCTGCGCTCGAGGCTGTTATAAACTGCGATGAGGAGAGGTTAAAATTGGAGAAAGAGGCTGAAGCGTTGGCTGGTCAG GAGGATGGTGGTGGAGAACAACTTGATCACATTTATGAACGTTTGGAAGCGCTCGATGCAGCAACTGCTGAGAAGCGTGCTGCTGAGATTTTGTTTGGTCTTGGTTTCAACAAGAAGatgcaagaaaagaaaacatgTGACTTCTCTGGTGGTTGGAGGATGAGGATTGCTCTAGCACGAGCTCTTTTCATGATGCCCACCATACTATTGCTTGATGAACCGACAAATCATCTTG ACCTAGAGGCTTGTGTTTGGTTGGAGGAGACATTGAAGAATTTTGATCGAATTCTGGTTGTGGTCTCACATTCCCAGGATTTTCTGAATGGAGTCTGCACCAATATCATCCATATGCAGAGTAGGAAATTGAAGCTCTACACTGGTAACTTTGATCAATATGTTCAGACCCGTGCTGAACTTGAAGAGAACCAGATGAAACAGTATAAGTGGGAGCAGGAGCAGATATCTTCTATGAAGGAATACATCGCACGCTTTGGACATGGCTCAGCTAAACTTGCACGTCAGGCCCAGAGCAAGGAGAAAACTCTGGCAAAGATGGAGCGAGGTGGACTCACCGAGAAGGTAGCCAGGGACAAAGTTCTTGTTTTTAGATTTACTGATGTGGGGAAGCTACCTCCTCCTGTTCTACAATTCGTGGAAGTTACATTTGGCTACAGCCCTGATAATCTTATCTACAAGAACATAGATTTCGGCGTAGACCTTGATTCAAGAATAGCACTGGTGGGACCCAATGGGGCAGGGAAGAGTACCCTGCTGAAGTTGATGACTGGGGATCTATTTCCTCTGGATGGCATGGTTCGGCGACacaatcatttgaaaattgccCAGTTCCATCAACATTTAGCTGAGAAGCTTGACATGGAACTGTCTGCTCTCCAGTTCATGATAAAAGAGTACCCTGGAAACGAGGAAGAGAAGATGAGGGCTGCAGTGGGGAGATTTGGTCTTACTGGTAAAGCTCAAGTTATGCCTATGAAAAATTTGTCTGATGGACAAAGAAGTCGTGTCATCTTTGCGTGGCTGGCTTGGAGACAACCACATCTGTTATTGTTGGATGAGCCAACTAACCATTTAGATATCGAGACTATTGATTCACTAGCTGAGGCTTTAAATGAATGGGACGGTGGTATGGTTCTTGTAAGCCATGATTTTAGGCTTATAAATCAGGTGGCTCATGAGATATGGGTGTGTGAGAACCAGACCGTGACTCGGTGGGAGGGTGACATCATACAATTTAAGGAGCACTTGAAGAAAAAGGCTGGGTTGTCCGACTAA
- the LOC140959735 gene encoding dolichol kinase EVAN has translation MAPPLMQLNGERAVVLLYVIRILTSSPLSLMPQAFSLSLLSLFALCVEIFADHASNPLVHYFKTRPGASSGILLGAVTLPGLMFSRLIQILRAVSIHEVGIEELEYLKLQFWAVSASCFTVLVFLCIICRHQATNADFTSSKINLNAKHSFICVATLGFCFSSLFGGCHASLMLLWVLCHGLTAVMLLQKMLRTFPACASIGESLLVTSGLVIYFGDMLTCTAAKVFSVQYGIKRSEISTIIQGMIFGLLLLPMFYKYVIQMWECCAIFWSNGARENHDIQRSFVFYVLLTSMLVVVVPSWMQFVHDLHMHPLLWALHFVFSEPLKRLTLCIYWLVVISVAVIQFYNISKNSKTERILLRKYYHLLAVSIFVPALVFQAKFLDLAFGAALAVFLMLEIIRVWKIWPLGQHVHKFMNAFTDHRDSDLLIISHFSLLLGCAIPIWLSSDFSDRPLAPFAGILSLGIGDTMASMVGHKYGVLRWSKTGKKTIEGTAAGITSVLAACFVLLPLLAATGFIFTMHWFSLVVAVIISGLLEAYTAQLDNAFIPLVFYSLLCL, from the exons ATGGCTCCGCCGCTTATGCAGCTCAACGGCGAGAGAGCGGTGGTGTTGCTTTATGTTATTCGAATCCTCACTTCCTCACCTTTGTCTCTCATGCCTCAAGCATTTTCCCTCTCTCTACTCTCCCTTTTCGCTCTCTGCGTAGAGATCTTTGCTGACCATGCCTCCAATCCTCTGGTGCACTACTTTAAAACCAG ACCAGGAGCGTCATCTGGAATTTTGCTGGGTGCAGTGACACTGCCGGGCCTCATGTTTTCACGTTTGATTCAGATTTTAAGAGCGGTATCAATTCATGAAGTTGGAATCGAAG AGCTTGAATATCTGAAGTTGCAATTTTGGGCTGTGTCAGCCAGTTGCTTCACTGTGCTAGTTTTTCTTTGCATCATTTGTCGACATCAGGCAACAAACGCTGATTTCACCTCTTCTAAAATCAATTTGAATGCAAAGCATAGTTTTATTTGCGTAGCCACACTAGGGTTCTGTTTTTCATCATTATTTGGGG GATGTCATGCGTCCTTGATGCTACTATGGGTGCTCTGTCATGGACTGACAGCAGTTATGTTACTTCAAAAAATGTTACGCACATTTCCTGCATGTGCTTCGATTG GCGAATCCCTTTTGGTGACGTCTGGACTTGTAATCTATTTCGGGGACATGTTGACATGTACAGCTGCAAAG GTATTCTCTGTGCAATATGGGATCAAGAGAAGCGAGATAAGCACCATTATTCAG GGAATGATTTTTGGTCTTCTTCTCCTTCCAATGTTTTACAAATATGTGATTCAAATGTGGGAATGTTGTGCCATCTTCTGGAGCAATGGAGCTCGGGAAAACCATGATATCCAAAGATCATTTGTTTTCTACGTTTTGCTCACATCTATGTTGGTTGTGGTGGTTCCATCATGGATGCAATTTGTGCACGATCTCCACATGCATCCTTTGTTGTG GGCACTCCATTTTGTCTTCTCGGAACCACTCAAGAGACTCACACTATGCATCTATTGGCTAGTTGTCATATCTGTGGCAGTTATACAATTTTACAATATATCAAAGAATAGTAAGACTGAGAGGATACTTCTTCGCAAATACTATCATCTGTTAGctgtttcaatttttgttcctGCCCTTGTATTCCAG GCGAAGTTTCTTGATCTGGCTTTTGGTGCTGCATTGGCAGTTTTTCTCATGTTGGAAATTATTCGT GTATGGAAAATTTGGCCTTTGGGTCAGCACGTCCATAAATTCATGAATGCTTTTACAGACCATCGTGATTCCGATCTTCTAATTATCAG CCATTTTTCGTTGTTGTTGGGATGTGCTATACCAATCTGGCTGTCATCTGATTTTAGTGATCGACCACTGGCCCCATTTGCTGGAATTTTGAGTCTGGGCATTGGAGATACAATG GCCTCAATGGTTGGCCACAAATATGGAGTCCTTCGATGGAGTAAAACTGGCA AGAAAACAATTGAAGGCACTGCTGCTGGCATTACCTCTGTTCTTGCGGCATGTTTTGTtcttcttccacttctagctGCAACTGGATTCATTTTCACAATG CACTGGTTCTCTTTGGTTGTAGCAGTAATCATCAGCGGACTCTTAGAAGCGTACACTGCACAGCTCGATAATGCTTTCATACCTCTGGTTTTCTACAGTCTTCTCTGTTTGTGA